A stretch of the Teretinema zuelzerae genome encodes the following:
- a CDS encoding sensor histidine kinase, translated as MFATFRRSRFLPMTSLSRMLKYSYTIIIVLMLILPVTTILSSLAQSAQYDLMISNVSKTNRINQIVKTDISNELWDIVAGNRRFEEGRHYQIINSINQGLQEILETTSVTGNRQMLEVAGRAMNTLSNYVGRIGLQIQYRYPVIENEKLLDEIRGVAALVSDILEEFIVLEIESAERTNERIKTMVWVLAVFQTVTVLGVAGFAIFALQSVSVMINMPIKELELFSTKIASGDLEARADIPRIQELENLAVNLNTMAVKIRELIDMNILEQQNLQKSEMKALQAQITPHFLYNTLDTIIWLAEGKQYDQVIDITRAFSSFFRISLSRGRDWVTVADEIAHVENYLTIQKIRYRDILDYSIEYDPAMASYPVLKLVLQPLVENALYHGIKNKRGRGVLRVRAFREAGQLRFSVEDNGIGMTEERLAEVRRGLMADREGEGVADMYGLYNVSKRLQLYYGKDVFLKIKSVHREGTVVSFGVPQEAQNV; from the coding sequence ATGTTCGCTACATTCCGCCGCAGCCGCTTTCTTCCGATGACCAGCCTCTCGCGAATGCTCAAATATTCGTACACGATAATCATCGTGCTCATGCTCATTTTGCCGGTCACTACCATCCTGAGTTCCCTGGCTCAGAGCGCCCAGTACGACCTGATGATATCGAACGTGAGCAAGACGAACCGCATCAATCAAATCGTAAAGACCGATATTTCCAACGAGTTGTGGGACATCGTCGCGGGAAACAGGCGATTCGAGGAAGGCCGTCATTACCAGATCATCAACTCGATCAACCAGGGGTTGCAGGAAATACTGGAAACGACCTCGGTAACCGGAAACCGCCAGATGCTGGAGGTCGCCGGGCGCGCCATGAACACCTTGTCAAACTACGTAGGACGCATCGGGCTGCAAATCCAGTATCGCTATCCGGTCATCGAAAACGAAAAGCTTCTGGACGAAATCCGCGGCGTAGCGGCCCTGGTTTCCGATATTCTCGAAGAGTTCATCGTTCTCGAGATCGAATCGGCAGAGCGCACCAACGAACGCATCAAAACGATGGTCTGGGTGCTCGCGGTTTTTCAGACGGTTACCGTGCTGGGCGTCGCCGGCTTCGCCATTTTCGCGCTGCAGTCCGTGTCCGTCATGATCAACATGCCGATCAAGGAGCTTGAACTCTTTTCCACGAAGATCGCATCGGGCGATCTTGAGGCGCGGGCCGACATTCCCCGGATACAGGAACTCGAGAACCTCGCCGTCAATTTAAACACGATGGCGGTTAAAATACGCGAACTCATCGACATGAACATTCTCGAACAGCAAAATCTTCAGAAATCCGAAATGAAGGCCCTGCAGGCGCAGATCACGCCGCACTTTCTGTACAATACGCTCGACACCATCATCTGGCTCGCGGAAGGCAAGCAGTACGACCAGGTCATCGACATTACGCGCGCCTTCTCCAGTTTTTTCAGAATATCGCTTAGCCGCGGACGCGATTGGGTAACGGTCGCTGACGAAATAGCCCACGTGGAAAACTATCTGACGATTCAGAAAATTCGCTACCGTGATATTTTGGATTATTCGATCGAGTACGATCCGGCCATGGCCTCGTATCCGGTGTTGAAACTGGTGCTGCAGCCCCTGGTCGAAAACGCCCTGTACCACGGGATCAAGAATAAGCGCGGACGCGGCGTATTGCGGGTGCGGGCCTTCAGGGAAGCCGGCCAGCTCAGGTTTTCCGTCGAGGACAACGGAATCGGCATGACGGAGGAGCGCCTCGCCGAGGTGCGCAGAGGCCTCATGGCCGACAGAGAGGGAGAAGGAGTAGCCGATATGTACGGCCTCTATAATGTGAGCAAACGGCTTCAACTGTATTACGGAAAGGATGTGTTCCTGAAAATAAAGAGCGTCCATCGCGAGGGAACCGTGGTTTCGTTCGGAGTTCCCCAGGAGGCGCAGAATGTATAG
- a CDS encoding ABC transporter substrate-binding protein: MKKIVAAALALATVLGGTAFAGGKADAPAAGKKDLIVVGYAQVGAESDWRTANTESFKSTFVEANGYKLIFDDAQQKQENQIKAIRNFIQQDVDYIVVAPVVETGWETVLAEAKAAGIPVILSDRMMKVSDPSLYTCWVGGNFLQEGRDAAKWLDSYVKKSGRTNEDLNIVILQGTIGSSAQVGRTQGVTEGLAKNPKYKLLAKQTGEFTQAKGQEVMESFLKAYPKIDIVIAENDNMAFGAIDAIKAVGKKPGKDIIIISFDAVKEAFNRMIAGEINADVECNPLHGPRVAEIIQTLENGGSVEKIMYVVEEVFDTENAAAKLPTRKY, from the coding sequence ATGAAAAAGATTGTTGCAGCGGCATTGGCCCTGGCGACGGTACTCGGCGGAACAGCTTTCGCCGGCGGAAAAGCGGACGCTCCGGCGGCCGGAAAGAAAGACCTGATCGTGGTCGGCTACGCCCAGGTCGGAGCCGAGTCGGATTGGCGCACCGCCAACACCGAATCCTTCAAGAGCACCTTCGTCGAAGCGAACGGCTATAAGCTGATTTTCGACGATGCCCAGCAGAAGCAGGAAAACCAGATCAAGGCGATCCGCAACTTCATCCAGCAGGACGTCGACTACATCGTCGTCGCTCCGGTCGTTGAAACCGGTTGGGAAACGGTTCTCGCAGAAGCGAAGGCCGCGGGAATCCCCGTCATTCTTTCAGACCGCATGATGAAGGTCTCCGATCCCAGCCTCTACACTTGCTGGGTAGGCGGAAACTTCCTTCAGGAAGGACGCGACGCTGCCAAGTGGCTCGATTCCTATGTCAAAAAATCAGGCCGCACCAATGAAGATCTGAACATCGTCATTCTGCAGGGAACTATCGGTTCTTCAGCCCAGGTCGGACGCACCCAGGGCGTTACCGAAGGACTCGCGAAGAATCCGAAATACAAGCTGCTCGCCAAGCAGACCGGCGAATTCACCCAGGCCAAGGGCCAGGAAGTAATGGAGTCTTTCCTTAAAGCCTATCCGAAGATCGACATCGTCATCGCCGAGAACGACAACATGGCGTTCGGCGCGATCGACGCCATCAAGGCCGTCGGAAAGAAGCCCGGAAAAGACATCATCATCATTTCTTTCGACGCTGTTAAAGAAGCCTTTAACCGCATGATCGCCGGCGAAATCAACGCAGACGTGGAATGCAATCCTCTCCACGGCCCGCGCGTCGCGGAAATCATCCAGACCCTCGAGAACGGCGGATCTGTCGAGAAGATCATGTACGTTGTGGAAGAAGTCTTCGATACCGAGAACGCGGCAGCCAAGCTCCCGACCCGCAAATATTGA
- a CDS encoding sodium:solute symporter family transporter, which yields MGHSLDAHTFPELLGKRYDSTFLQTAGGVLIFLAMPLYAGSVIIGGVQFVSQTLHIPYEVALLFFVAVGALYVKRASRAAAVACFISGVSVSLFWLLFIHAKEAVPLGLCKALFGVPSLFPALANVDAIIIALPVSACVYAATTFFTPPVDEKIVEKAFHGIENA from the coding sequence ATGGGCCACAGCCTCGACGCCCACACCTTCCCCGAGCTTTTGGGTAAGCGGTACGATTCTACCTTCCTGCAGACTGCCGGCGGAGTCCTCATCTTCCTGGCGATGCCGTTGTACGCCGGTTCAGTGATAATCGGCGGCGTCCAGTTCGTCTCGCAGACGCTGCACATTCCCTACGAGGTCGCGCTTTTGTTTTTCGTGGCTGTCGGCGCGCTCTACGTTAAGCGGGCGAGCAGGGCAGCCGCGGTCGCCTGCTTTATCTCCGGGGTGAGCGTGAGCTTGTTCTGGCTCTTGTTCATCCACGCCAAGGAAGCGGTGCCGCTCGGCCTGTGCAAGGCTCTTTTCGGAGTACCCAGCCTCTTTCCGGCTCTTGCGAACGTGGACGCGATCATCATAGCTTTGCCGGTTTCAGCCTGTGTCTATGCCGCGACGACCTTTTTCACTCCGCCGGTGGATGAAAAAATCGTGGAAAAAGCTTTTCATGGCATTGAGAATGCATAA
- a CDS encoding response regulator has product MYSVFLVEDEIVVREGIRSSIPWDETDFTLVGEAPDGEMALSMLQELKPDILLTDIKMPFLDGLALTRIVRKTQPWMKVVIISGHDEFQYAREAISLGVEEYLLKPVSAADMLRCLEKVALRIEAEKRESDDIERLRLQARTNAQALREKWLAGLVTGEASTEKAIETAQSYGIDLIARGYAAIAAEIHLPPEDFPRLDRVRRAVEGFASSRADVISFPLGVNQYAFIIKESEQNSLEEDSYSFAQGLSFETNRKTSCRLTIGIGLPAERIAEIPRSFAEANAALRHLTASGRTEIAGFADMDSSERAASRSGADPVADRLRTLSRSDIDCFVEQYAEMLGKNESQASYIGYYLLYDLIVAAATVARELGGDPAALFPSPRSHELIIGIASERGTFLAEVRRILERIMLLRDESPAGRHLSMILKAKNYIDVHFADPDISLHSVASVVNVSPNHFSTVFSQEAGESFIEYLTCVRIGHAKRLLAETRMKSVDIAYESGFNDPHYFSFMFKKKTGVSPREFRAEKNQPEE; this is encoded by the coding sequence ATGTATAGCGTTTTTCTGGTGGAAGATGAAATAGTCGTTCGAGAGGGCATCCGCTCGAGCATCCCCTGGGATGAGACTGACTTTACCCTCGTCGGGGAAGCTCCCGACGGCGAAATGGCGCTTTCCATGCTCCAGGAGCTCAAACCGGACATCCTGTTGACCGATATTAAAATGCCCTTTCTGGACGGCCTCGCGCTTACCCGCATCGTCCGCAAAACGCAGCCGTGGATGAAGGTCGTCATTATTTCCGGCCACGACGAATTCCAATATGCCCGCGAGGCCATATCTTTGGGCGTGGAAGAATATCTTTTAAAACCGGTATCAGCCGCGGACATGCTTCGCTGCCTTGAAAAGGTCGCCTTGCGCATCGAGGCCGAAAAACGCGAGTCTGACGATATCGAACGGTTGCGTTTACAGGCGCGGACGAATGCCCAGGCTCTGCGCGAAAAGTGGCTTGCAGGCCTCGTCACCGGAGAAGCTTCGACCGAGAAGGCGATCGAAACCGCGCAATCCTACGGCATCGATCTGATAGCCCGCGGCTATGCGGCGATCGCCGCTGAAATACATCTGCCGCCGGAGGATTTTCCCCGGCTCGATCGGGTTCGCAGGGCGGTCGAGGGGTTCGCGTCTTCGAGGGCGGACGTGATTTCGTTTCCGCTCGGCGTGAACCAGTACGCGTTCATCATCAAGGAATCGGAACAGAACTCTCTTGAAGAGGATTCCTATTCCTTCGCTCAGGGTCTGAGCTTCGAGACGAATAGAAAGACCTCCTGCCGGCTGACTATCGGCATAGGCCTTCCTGCCGAACGCATAGCCGAAATTCCCCGATCATTCGCCGAGGCGAACGCGGCGCTCCGCCATCTTACGGCTTCCGGCCGGACGGAAATCGCGGGTTTCGCCGATATGGATTCGAGCGAACGGGCCGCGTCGCGTTCGGGAGCCGACCCCGTTGCAGACCGGCTGCGCACCCTGTCCCGAAGCGATATCGACTGCTTCGTGGAGCAGTACGCCGAGATGCTCGGGAAGAACGAGAGCCAGGCGAGCTATATCGGCTATTATCTTCTGTACGATCTGATAGTCGCGGCGGCGACGGTTGCCCGCGAACTCGGCGGAGACCCCGCGGCTCTTTTCCCCTCTCCGCGAAGCCACGAGCTGATCATCGGCATCGCCTCCGAGCGGGGAACCTTTCTTGCGGAGGTTCGCCGCATCCTTGAACGGATCATGTTGCTGCGCGACGAATCTCCGGCCGGCCGCCACCTGTCGATGATCCTGAAGGCGAAAAACTACATCGACGTTCATTTCGCGGATCCCGATATTTCGCTTCACTCGGTAGCCTCTGTGGTCAACGTAAGCCCGAACCATTTCAGCACGGTGTTTTCCCAGGAGGCCGGCGAAAGCTTTATCGAGTATCTCACCTGCGTGCGCATCGGACATGCAAAGAGACTGCTCGCGGAAACCCGGATGAAGAGCGTCGACATAGCCTACGAGAGCGGGTTCAACGACCCTCATTATTTCAGCTTCATGTTCAAGAAAAAAACCGGCGTTTCCCCGAGGGAGTTCCGGGCGGAAAAAAATCAACCTGAAGAATAA
- the ilvB gene encoding biosynthetic-type acetolactate synthase large subunit, whose translation MIEATGAQIVVTLLERQGIKTVAGIPGGAVLPLYDELMKSDIDHILVRHEQGGGFFAQGMARSTGETAVCIATSGPGAMNLLTAVADARSDSIPMVAITGQVNTYLIGTDAFQEADTFGLSFPITKHSIMVNSAEELLRAIPDAFRIAASGRPGPVLVDIPRDIQLQKVRFDSWPEPGKGERSGSRFHTSPENFGKILAEAARILVSSSRPVLYAGGGCASPAASKGVRSLLEAMPMPVATSLMGIGVIPTSDPQAMGMVGMHGSIAANRAMHDSDVVLACGVRFDDRATGVIKRFCPDARIIHIDIDAAEINKILPAVLSLVADAESSLPVLARFVHDELSSPAPYAARAAERAEWLSRLAALHEEADRVPEADGADSACSFIAGIPAAAERAGLDPSSIIVTTDVGQHQMWTAQHYPFERTRQFLTSGSLGTMGFGLPTALGAAAANPDKRVVCVSGDGSIMMNIQELATLAERNYAVTVIVLDNGALGMVRQQQEVLFDKRYSASVFSRSPDLLKIAEGFGIAIADADDPDWAERAFASSGPVFVVKKIRQAENVYPFVPAGKANVEAMTAPAAVLS comes from the coding sequence ATGATCGAAGCAACCGGCGCTCAAATCGTAGTTACGCTGTTGGAACGGCAGGGCATCAAGACAGTGGCGGGAATCCCGGGAGGGGCTGTTCTGCCCCTCTACGATGAATTGATGAAAAGCGATATCGACCACATTCTGGTTCGCCATGAACAGGGCGGCGGTTTTTTCGCCCAGGGCATGGCCCGATCAACGGGAGAGACCGCGGTATGCATCGCGACGAGCGGTCCCGGAGCCATGAACCTTCTCACCGCCGTTGCGGACGCCCGCTCGGACTCCATCCCGATGGTAGCCATCACCGGCCAGGTCAACACCTACCTGATCGGCACCGACGCTTTTCAGGAAGCCGACACCTTCGGCCTCTCGTTTCCTATTACAAAACACAGCATTATGGTTAATTCGGCCGAGGAGCTGCTTCGAGCAATACCCGACGCGTTCCGCATCGCCGCCTCCGGCCGTCCCGGTCCGGTGCTTGTAGACATTCCCCGCGACATTCAGCTTCAGAAAGTCCGCTTCGATTCCTGGCCGGAACCCGGAAAAGGCGAGCGCAGCGGTTCCCGCTTCCATACCTCCCCCGAGAACTTCGGGAAAATCCTGGCGGAAGCGGCGCGGATACTCGTTTCCTCTTCCCGGCCGGTCCTGTACGCCGGGGGCGGTTGCGCTTCGCCCGCCGCGTCGAAGGGAGTCCGCAGCTTGCTGGAAGCGATGCCGATGCCGGTAGCGACGAGCCTGATGGGCATCGGCGTCATACCGACAAGCGATCCGCAGGCGATGGGGATGGTCGGAATGCACGGAAGCATCGCCGCAAACCGCGCCATGCATGATTCCGACGTAGTGCTCGCCTGCGGCGTGCGCTTCGACGACCGGGCCACCGGAGTCATCAAGCGCTTCTGTCCTGATGCCCGGATCATCCACATAGATATCGACGCGGCGGAGATCAACAAGATTCTTCCGGCCGTGCTCTCCCTCGTAGCGGACGCGGAATCGTCCCTGCCCGTGCTCGCCCGCTTCGTTCACGACGAGCTTTCTTCGCCGGCTCCATACGCGGCGCGGGCGGCTGAAAGAGCCGAATGGCTTTCCCGGCTCGCGGCTCTCCACGAGGAAGCCGACCGCGTTCCGGAAGCCGACGGGGCCGACAGCGCCTGTTCCTTTATCGCCGGCATTCCCGCGGCAGCCGAACGGGCAGGGCTCGATCCCTCATCAATCATTGTCACTACGGACGTAGGCCAGCATCAGATGTGGACGGCTCAGCACTATCCCTTTGAACGGACCCGCCAGTTTTTAACCTCCGGGTCCCTGGGCACGATGGGCTTCGGCCTTCCGACCGCTCTGGGAGCGGCGGCGGCGAATCCCGATAAACGGGTGGTGTGCGTGTCCGGCGACGGATCGATCATGATGAATATCCAGGAGCTGGCGACGCTCGCCGAACGCAATTATGCGGTCACCGTCATCGTTCTGGACAACGGAGCCCTCGGAATGGTCAGGCAGCAGCAGGAGGTGTTATTCGACAAACGGTATTCCGCGAGCGTCTTTTCCCGCTCTCCCGATCTGTTGAAGATCGCCGAAGGGTTCGGGATCGCGATCGCTGACGCCGACGATCCTGATTGGGCTGAGCGCGCCTTCGCATCATCCGGGCCGGTATTCGTCGTAAAGAAAATCCGGCAGGCGGAAAACGTGTATCCTTTCGTTCCGGCGGGGAAGGCGAACGTGGAAGCGATGACCGCTCCTGCGGCCGTTCTTTCATAA
- a CDS encoding ABC transporter ATP-binding protein translates to MLRTDNATMRFGGLTAVSALNMSVSDGEIVGLIGPNGAGKTTAFNMITGVYKPTEGSVEYNGTDISRLPPHKITEIGLARTFQNIRLFRGMNVLENVLVAANLRNRVNFFSSVLHLPVYRERERIAKEEALELLDSVGLADLAYEAATSLPYGKQRRLEIVRALATKPSLLLLDEPAAGMNPHESRELMEFIRAIRDRFSLSILLIEHHMQVVMGVCDRMYVLEYGLTIADGTPAEIRSNPRVIDAYLGVD, encoded by the coding sequence ATGCTTCGTACAGACAACGCGACAATGCGCTTCGGCGGCCTGACAGCCGTCTCCGCCCTGAATATGAGTGTTTCCGACGGAGAGATCGTCGGCTTGATCGGACCCAACGGCGCCGGCAAAACGACCGCCTTCAACATGATAACCGGCGTATATAAGCCCACCGAAGGCAGCGTCGAATACAACGGAACGGATATTTCCCGGCTCCCGCCTCACAAGATAACCGAAATCGGCTTGGCCCGCACCTTTCAGAATATCCGCTTGTTCCGGGGCATGAACGTGCTCGAGAACGTGCTGGTCGCGGCTAATCTCCGCAATCGGGTGAACTTTTTCTCCTCCGTTCTCCATCTTCCCGTGTACCGGGAGCGCGAACGCATTGCGAAGGAGGAGGCTCTGGAGCTGCTCGATTCTGTCGGGCTGGCCGACCTTGCCTACGAGGCCGCGACCTCCCTCCCGTACGGTAAACAGCGGAGGCTCGAAATCGTGCGCGCCCTGGCGACCAAGCCGTCTCTGCTTTTGCTCGACGAGCCGGCCGCGGGAATGAATCCCCATGAATCGCGCGAACTGATGGAGTTCATCCGGGCGATACGCGACCGATTCAGCCTTTCGATACTGCTGATCGAACATCACATGCAGGTGGTCATGGGCGTGTGCGACCGGATGTACGTGCTTGAATACGGCTTGACCATAGCCGACGGAACGCCGGCGGAAATACGCAGCAATCCGCGGGTCATCGACGCGTATCTGGGGGTGGACTGA
- a CDS encoding ABC transporter ATP-binding protein has protein sequence MLKLEDVSVFYDGIHALQGVSIDVPEGKIVSLIGANGAGKSTTLKSIVGLVRPASGSISWHGREISAAQTKDIVRRGIVLVPEGRRVFPNLTVEENLALGAYSRTDRSEVKKDREMVYDLFPRLRERINQSAGTLSGGEQQMLAVGRGLMTRPELFMLDEPSLGLAPLIVKMIFEIIREINRKGTTVLLVEQNAHAALEVADMGYVLETGSIILQGVGKELLADDRVRKAYLGEI, from the coding sequence ATGCTTAAACTTGAAGATGTCTCCGTCTTTTACGACGGCATACACGCCCTGCAGGGAGTGTCCATCGATGTGCCCGAGGGCAAGATCGTATCGCTCATCGGAGCGAACGGAGCGGGCAAGTCAACGACGCTTAAATCGATCGTCGGCCTCGTGCGTCCTGCCTCCGGCTCGATCAGCTGGCACGGACGTGAAATATCCGCCGCCCAGACCAAGGATATCGTGCGACGGGGAATCGTTCTGGTTCCCGAAGGCCGCAGGGTGTTTCCGAATTTGACGGTCGAGGAAAATCTCGCTCTCGGGGCGTATTCGCGCACCGACCGCTCGGAAGTGAAAAAGGACAGGGAGATGGTGTACGATCTGTTCCCCCGCCTTCGCGAGCGGATCAACCAGAGCGCCGGAACCCTTTCGGGGGGCGAACAGCAGATGCTCGCAGTCGGCCGGGGCCTGATGACCCGCCCCGAGCTTTTCATGCTCGACGAACCGTCTCTCGGATTGGCCCCGCTGATCGTGAAGATGATTTTCGAGATAATCAGGGAGATCAACCGCAAGGGCACCACTGTCCTCCTCGTGGAGCAGAACGCCCATGCGGCGCTCGAGGTGGCCGACATGGGCTACGTGCTTGAAACGGGCTCGATCATTCTGCAGGGCGTCGGAAAGGAGCTTCTCGCGGACGACCGCGTCCGCAAGGCCTATCTCGGCGAAATCTGA
- a CDS encoding ABC transporter substrate-binding protein — translation MKTTQEQASGPVLQEQLILGFSQIGAESAWRNCNTRSIREAADDAGIQLLFENAEQKQENQIKAIRSFIAYQVDVIAFVPIVSNGWDNVLREAKDAGIPVLVTDRKIETEDYTLFAGFIGTDSEQEGREAALFLRGAWEKKNAARPMKIVEISGTEGSSAANGRARGFREELGDDSGFQIVYTRSGDFLRSKGYEIMRSILESGVAFDAVFSHNDGMTLGILEAMKEKGLKPGRDNIIVTIDAEQAAIDALVAGEVNCVIECNPKTGPIIMDLARKLAKGEKIPPLIHVEEAVFKEGDPGLELLPPRGY, via the coding sequence TTGAAAACAACGCAAGAACAGGCGTCCGGACCGGTTCTCCAGGAACAGCTCATTCTTGGTTTTTCCCAGATCGGAGCCGAAAGCGCCTGGAGGAACTGCAACACCCGCTCGATACGCGAAGCGGCCGACGACGCGGGAATCCAGCTCCTGTTCGAAAACGCCGAACAAAAACAGGAAAACCAGATAAAGGCGATCCGGTCTTTCATCGCGTATCAGGTCGACGTCATCGCCTTCGTTCCGATCGTTTCAAACGGCTGGGACAATGTGCTGCGCGAAGCTAAGGATGCCGGAATCCCCGTCCTTGTAACCGACCGGAAAATCGAAACAGAAGATTATACTCTCTTTGCGGGCTTCATCGGAACGGACAGCGAACAGGAGGGCAGGGAAGCGGCCCTTTTTTTACGCGGCGCATGGGAAAAAAAGAACGCGGCGAGGCCGATGAAGATTGTGGAAATATCTGGAACCGAGGGTTCGTCCGCGGCGAACGGCCGCGCGCGCGGCTTTCGGGAAGAGCTCGGCGACGATAGCGGTTTTCAAATAGTATATACGCGTTCAGGGGATTTCCTGCGTTCGAAGGGTTACGAAATAATGCGCTCGATACTGGAAAGCGGCGTCGCCTTCGATGCCGTGTTTTCGCATAACGACGGCATGACGCTCGGAATCCTTGAAGCGATGAAGGAAAAGGGGCTGAAGCCCGGAAGGGACAACATCATCGTCACCATAGACGCGGAACAGGCCGCGATCGACGCCCTCGTCGCCGGGGAAGTGAACTGCGTCATCGAATGCAATCCGAAAACGGGGCCGATCATCATGGATCTCGCCCGCAAGCTGGCGAAGGGCGAAAAAATACCTCCCCTCATCCATGTCGAAGAAGCGGTGTTCAAAGAGGGAGATCCCGGGCTCGAACTTCTTCCTCCGCGGGGTTACTGA
- a CDS encoding sugar ABC transporter ATP-binding protein, with translation MNNEVSTGGSVVLSMKNIHMTFPGVKALNDVAFTLNKGEIHALMGENGAGKSTLIKVLTGVYSMDSGEIVLDGIDRPIHNRSPEDAQKNGISTVYQEVNLCPNISVAENIYIGRHPRNRIGGIDWKEMNRKAQAVLAGVGLEKIDVTRSLGEYSVAVQQMVAIARAIDINCKVLILDEPTSSLDEIEVAKLFEMMRELKSRGVGIIFVTHFLEQVYEVCDAITVLRNGELVGRYAVSELPRVQLVARMLGHEFDDLAAIRVPDYDESAERNTPEIIRAVGLSHTGSIQPFDINIHKGEVIGLTGLLGSGRSELARALYGADSPDQGELWFNGNELKAHEPIDTMKAGMAFLPEDRKEESIIADLSIRENLIIALQAKTGVFKLLPMAKQIEFADKYIKALNIKTPSPETLISQLSGGNQQKVILGRWLVTNPDFLILDEPTRGIDVGTKTEIQKLILKLAGEGMTIMFISSEIDEMLRTVHRLCVLRDGMKVGELVNENLDRPKVMAAIAGGKIL, from the coding sequence ATGAACAACGAGGTTTCGACGGGCGGATCTGTCGTCTTGTCGATGAAGAACATACATATGACGTTTCCCGGCGTGAAAGCGCTCAACGATGTCGCTTTTACTTTGAACAAGGGCGAGATTCACGCCCTGATGGGAGAGAACGGAGCCGGAAAGAGCACGCTGATAAAGGTTCTCACCGGCGTGTATTCTATGGATTCAGGGGAAATAGTCCTCGACGGCATAGACCGTCCGATCCACAACAGGTCTCCAGAAGACGCGCAGAAAAACGGAATCAGCACGGTCTATCAGGAAGTGAATCTGTGCCCGAATATTTCGGTAGCCGAAAATATTTATATCGGCCGCCATCCGAGAAACAGGATCGGCGGAATCGACTGGAAAGAAATGAACAGAAAGGCTCAGGCTGTATTGGCCGGGGTCGGACTGGAAAAAATAGACGTGACGAGATCTCTGGGAGAATACTCGGTGGCGGTGCAGCAGATGGTCGCCATCGCTCGCGCGATCGACATCAACTGCAAGGTTCTCATCCTGGACGAGCCGACGAGCTCTCTCGACGAGATCGAAGTGGCGAAGCTGTTCGAGATGATGAGGGAGCTTAAATCTCGGGGCGTCGGGATTATTTTCGTGACGCACTTTCTCGAGCAGGTGTACGAAGTGTGCGACGCGATCACGGTTCTGCGAAACGGAGAGCTCGTCGGGCGGTACGCGGTGAGCGAACTGCCGCGCGTTCAGCTTGTGGCGCGGATGCTCGGCCACGAGTTCGACGATCTCGCCGCGATACGCGTGCCCGACTACGACGAAAGCGCCGAACGGAACACTCCTGAGATCATCCGCGCCGTCGGATTGTCGCACACCGGAAGCATACAGCCGTTCGACATTAACATACACAAGGGCGAGGTTATCGGCCTTACCGGCCTGCTCGGCTCGGGACGCTCAGAGCTCGCCCGGGCGCTCTACGGGGCGGACAGCCCTGATCAAGGCGAACTCTGGTTCAACGGCAACGAGCTCAAGGCCCACGAACCCATCGACACCATGAAGGCCGGCATGGCCTTTCTTCCGGAAGACAGAAAGGAAGAAAGCATCATCGCGGATCTTTCTATCAGGGAAAATTTGATCATTGCGCTGCAGGCTAAAACCGGAGTGTTCAAGCTCCTGCCGATGGCGAAACAGATCGAGTTCGCGGATAAATACATCAAGGCGCTGAACATCAAGACGCCCTCTCCTGAAACCCTGATAAGCCAGCTTTCCGGCGGAAACCAGCAGAAGGTCATACTCGGAAGATGGCTCGTGACGAATCCCGACTTCCTCATACTCGACGAGCCGACGCGCGGAATCGACGTCGGCACGAAAACCGAAATTCAAAAGCTCATTCTCAAGCTTGCCGGCGAAGGCATGACCATCATGTTCATCAGCTCGGAAATCGACGAGATGCTGCGCACCGTGCACCGCCTCTGCGTTCTGCGCGACGGAATGAAGGTCGGCGAACTGGTGAACGAAAATCTGGATCGGCCGAAAGTCATGGCGGCGATCGCGGGAGGAAAAATACTATGA